Proteins encoded in a region of the Haloglomus salinum genome:
- a CDS encoding branched-chain amino acid ABC transporter permease gives MAGETTDAPTADEYEEQSLLELFDPRGFGWPTRFGLFGLLLLAILPLLRGYGVAVPGLGIVRVNSLLLGNFTGALFFAIFAMSWDVVSGYTGEISFGHGLFFGVGGFTSAILNADFGLGLMMSIPLGMVAAAIAGLLIGVPSLRLQGPYFSLITLVTPIIVLGLFKFAPELTGGATGKFTGTLSVDPAMNYAYAFLLFVFTLGLFLAITRSDAGIVLTAIREDELAVEAAGLNPAKFKLFAFILSGSVGGLAGAMYVHTYLGGIATPSDLLALVISIEVIIAAILGGIGTIVGAAVAGLVLFLFRIYIANINATVPVLGVDIAEIYFFLFLAATFLFLFYIPEGMVPRILRAVRSREESADDGTGGSGGDGGEEQEVAADGAGPGWTEGGSTTLERIVAKFTRELRELTGGGDDR, from the coding sequence ATGGCAGGAGAAACTACCGACGCGCCGACCGCCGACGAGTACGAGGAGCAGAGCCTCCTCGAGCTGTTCGACCCACGCGGGTTCGGATGGCCCACCCGGTTCGGGCTGTTCGGTCTGCTGCTGCTGGCGATACTCCCGTTGCTCCGGGGGTACGGCGTCGCCGTCCCCGGGCTCGGTATCGTCAGAGTGAACAGCCTGCTCCTGGGCAACTTCACCGGAGCGCTGTTCTTCGCCATCTTCGCGATGTCCTGGGACGTGGTCTCGGGGTACACCGGCGAGATATCGTTCGGTCACGGTCTCTTCTTCGGGGTCGGCGGGTTCACCAGTGCTATCCTCAACGCCGACTTCGGCCTGGGACTGATGATGAGCATCCCTCTGGGGATGGTCGCGGCGGCCATCGCCGGCCTGCTCATCGGTGTTCCGTCGCTGCGACTCCAGGGGCCGTACTTCTCGCTCATCACGCTGGTCACTCCGATCATCGTGCTGGGCCTGTTCAAGTTCGCGCCCGAACTCACGGGCGGAGCGACGGGGAAGTTCACCGGGACCCTCAGCGTCGACCCCGCGATGAACTACGCCTACGCGTTCCTCCTGTTCGTCTTCACGCTGGGGCTGTTCCTGGCTATCACCCGCTCGGACGCGGGAATCGTCCTGACGGCCATCCGCGAGGACGAACTGGCGGTCGAGGCCGCGGGCCTCAACCCGGCGAAGTTCAAGCTGTTCGCCTTTATCCTCTCGGGGAGCGTGGGCGGCCTCGCCGGCGCCATGTACGTCCACACGTACCTCGGTGGCATCGCCACGCCCAGCGACCTGCTGGCACTGGTCATCAGCATCGAGGTCATCATCGCCGCCATCCTCGGCGGCATCGGGACCATCGTCGGGGCCGCGGTCGCGGGGCTCGTCCTGTTCCTGTTCCGCATCTACATCGCCAACATCAACGCGACCGTCCCCGTGCTCGGCGTCGATATCGCGGAGATCTACTTCTTCCTCTTCCTCGCCGCCACGTTCCTCTTCCTGTTCTACATCCCGGAGGGGATGGTGCCCCGCATCCTGCGGGCCGTCCGCAGTCGGGAGGAGAGCGCCGACGACGGCACCGGTGGGTCCGGTGGCGACGGCGGCGAGGAACAGGAGGTCGCGGCCGACGGTGCGGGCCCCGGCTGGACCGAGGGCGGCTCGACGACCCTCGAGCGCATCGTCGCGAAGTTCACCCGCGAACTCCGCGAACTGACGGGCGGAGGTGACGACCGATGA
- a CDS encoding branched-chain amino acid ABC transporter permease gives MAVSPITVGINVLMLGALYALIAVGFTLIFGVGGILNLAHGAFLTIGGYVAFYIVDAGQNVALAIPIAAVVAGVAGVALYKGVLKKVSDNPVSVLILSLVAGLLVEQVFLILEGGEPKILPGIVEGSLALGGASVQSNRLLVFIASWVVIGALFYFVNRTKTGQAILATSMSRKGAAIVGIDADRVFTLTWILAAALAGIAGVFLATFQSVNPLMGRNPLLLSFSIVVLGGLGSIRGSIVGAYVISFLDQITVQYIDSQLAGVSGLIVLVAVLILRPEGLFGRELTEG, from the coding sequence ATGGCAGTAAGTCCAATCACGGTCGGCATCAACGTCCTCATGCTGGGGGCGCTGTATGCACTGATCGCTGTCGGGTTCACGCTCATCTTCGGGGTCGGAGGTATCCTGAACCTCGCCCACGGGGCGTTCCTGACCATCGGTGGATACGTCGCCTTCTACATCGTCGATGCCGGTCAGAACGTTGCCCTCGCGATACCCATCGCGGCGGTCGTTGCCGGCGTCGCCGGCGTCGCCCTCTACAAGGGTGTCCTCAAGAAGGTCTCCGACAATCCAGTGTCCGTGCTCATCCTCTCGCTGGTCGCGGGACTCCTCGTCGAACAGGTGTTCCTCATCCTCGAGGGCGGTGAACCGAAGATCCTCCCCGGCATCGTCGAGGGGAGCCTCGCGCTGGGGGGTGCCTCGGTCCAGTCGAATCGCCTCCTCGTGTTCATCGCCAGCTGGGTCGTCATCGGCGCCCTGTTCTACTTCGTCAACCGGACGAAGACCGGGCAGGCCATCCTCGCGACCTCGATGTCCCGGAAGGGGGCCGCCATCGTCGGCATCGATGCCGACCGGGTGTTCACTCTGACCTGGATCCTGGCCGCCGCGCTGGCGGGCATCGCCGGCGTGTTCCTGGCGACGTTCCAGTCGGTCAACCCGCTGATGGGCCGGAACCCGCTCCTGCTGTCCTTCTCGATCGTCGTCCTCGGCGGTCTGGGTTCGATCCGCGGGAGCATCGTCGGCGCCTACGTCATCAGCTTCCTCGACCAGATCACCGTCCAGTACATCGACTCACAGCTCGCCGGTGTCTCCGGCCTCATCGTGCTGGTCGCAGTGCTCATCCTCCGGCCGGAGGGGCTGTTCGGCCGGGAACTCACGGAGGGCTAA
- a CDS encoding type II toxin-antitoxin system HicB family antitoxin — protein sequence MASSTRPEDASRADEVHLWREEETWVAKDVETGVASQGDTREEALAMLDEAVALHEGETGRPVTDEDLRKLGIDPDSVPDEPREPDAPWFDDE from the coding sequence ATGGCGAGTTCCACCCGACCCGAGGATGCTTCGCGGGCCGACGAGGTTCACCTCTGGCGTGAGGAGGAAACGTGGGTCGCGAAGGATGTCGAGACCGGTGTCGCCAGCCAGGGAGACACCCGCGAGGAGGCACTGGCGATGCTGGACGAGGCGGTCGCACTCCACGAGGGGGAGACCGGGCGCCCGGTCACGGATGAGGATCTCCGGAAACTGGGTATCGACCCCGATTCGGTTCCCGACGAGCCGAGAGAGCCGGACGCACCCTGGTTCGACGACGAGTGA
- a CDS encoding enoyl-CoA hydratase/isomerase family protein, whose amino-acid sequence MSEPVLYDVDDGVATLTLNRPDNRNALTGDMSNAIIDAVDRAEEDPDVRALVITGTEGTFCAGGDVNSMMEMMSGAAELHEAVERIQHNTHRAIMRVAQFHLPTIAKVDGVAYGAGANLAIATDVPLASTDASISFGFRQVGLAVDSGTSYLLPRIVGENKAKELVFTGELLPAEEAGEEGIFNHVYDADEFEAEADELIQSIASGPTIALRTSKQAISQGLNMSLKDALDNEAALQAQVFATQDHEEGATAFMEGRSPEFQGE is encoded by the coding sequence ATGAGCGAGCCCGTGCTGTACGACGTCGACGACGGCGTCGCGACACTGACGCTGAACCGGCCCGACAACCGCAACGCCCTGACCGGGGACATGTCCAACGCCATCATCGACGCGGTGGACCGTGCCGAGGAGGACCCGGACGTCCGGGCGCTCGTCATCACGGGGACGGAGGGAACCTTCTGCGCCGGTGGTGATGTCAACTCAATGATGGAGATGATGTCCGGGGCGGCCGAACTCCACGAGGCCGTCGAGCGCATCCAGCACAACACCCACCGCGCCATCATGCGTGTCGCGCAGTTCCACCTCCCGACTATCGCGAAGGTCGACGGCGTGGCCTACGGTGCCGGCGCCAACCTCGCCATCGCGACGGACGTGCCGCTGGCGAGCACGGACGCGAGCATCAGCTTCGGCTTCCGCCAGGTCGGCCTCGCGGTCGACTCCGGGACCTCGTACCTGCTGCCGCGCATCGTGGGAGAGAACAAGGCCAAGGAGCTGGTGTTCACGGGCGAACTCCTCCCGGCCGAGGAGGCCGGCGAGGAGGGTATCTTCAACCACGTCTACGACGCCGACGAGTTCGAGGCCGAGGCCGACGAACTCATCCAGAGTATCGCCTCGGGTCCGACCATCGCCCTGCGTACCTCGAAGCAGGCAATCAGCCAGGGGCTCAACATGTCGCTGAAGGACGCCCTCGACAACGAGGCCGCGCTGCAGGCGCAGGTGTTCGCCACGCAGGACCACGAGGAGGGGGCTACCGCGTTCATGGAGGGACGCTCTCCGGAGTTCCAGGGGGAGTGA
- a CDS encoding DUF445 domain-containing protein: MIPPLPIEPRLLLIPLISGIIGYITNWFGIKMLFYPINHLGFRVPGLQDVVVKLPNRIQQIPGLLQGRVGWQGIIPARADKMASISVDTGISKLATQREFYETFDPDRIAQHILTESGDEIHELVDDVIRQEHPDLWNNMPEPMYELVHRRVESRLPQIVDTVTEELGENIDELLDVKTMVIRNMERNPELINRLFFEAGDKELRFVINSGFLIGGFLGFFTIPLFLLIDAWWVLPVVGATVGYVTNWIALKVIFNPVEKKTLGPFELQGLFIQRQPEVARAYGREVAQNTITLENVARDMLHGRKSDRTRRMLRDLLRPEVDRAMGVAGPAVRVATGTSEYEAMRERMAAEAAEISIEPMTDPEFNEERAVAIEELIASRLAEMPPDQYVETLRTAFEEDEWMLIGLGAVLGFVAGWIQLLVVTAA; the protein is encoded by the coding sequence ATGATTCCACCCCTGCCGATCGAACCACGGCTCCTGCTCATCCCCCTCATCTCGGGGATAATCGGCTACATCACCAACTGGTTCGGCATCAAGATGCTGTTCTACCCGATAAACCACCTCGGATTCCGCGTGCCCGGACTGCAGGATGTGGTGGTCAAGCTCCCGAACCGGATCCAGCAGATTCCGGGCCTCCTGCAGGGGCGGGTCGGCTGGCAGGGCATCATTCCCGCACGCGCGGACAAGATGGCCAGTATCTCCGTCGACACCGGCATCTCGAAGCTGGCCACACAGCGCGAGTTCTACGAGACGTTCGACCCCGACCGCATCGCACAGCATATCCTCACCGAATCCGGCGACGAGATCCACGAACTCGTCGACGATGTCATCCGGCAGGAACATCCCGACCTCTGGAACAACATGCCCGAGCCGATGTACGAACTGGTACATCGGCGCGTCGAATCCCGGCTCCCGCAGATCGTCGACACCGTCACCGAGGAGCTCGGAGAGAACATCGACGAGCTGCTGGACGTGAAGACGATGGTCATCCGGAACATGGAGCGGAATCCGGAGCTCATCAACCGCCTGTTCTTCGAAGCTGGGGACAAGGAGCTCCGGTTCGTCATCAACTCCGGGTTCCTCATCGGCGGCTTCCTCGGCTTCTTCACAATCCCGCTGTTCCTCCTCATCGATGCCTGGTGGGTCCTGCCGGTCGTCGGTGCCACGGTCGGCTACGTCACGAACTGGATCGCTCTGAAGGTCATCTTCAACCCCGTCGAGAAGAAGACGCTCGGCCCCTTCGAACTGCAGGGCCTGTTCATCCAGCGCCAGCCCGAGGTCGCGCGCGCCTACGGCCGCGAGGTCGCACAGAACACCATCACGCTGGAGAACGTCGCCAGAGACATGCTCCACGGCCGAAAGTCCGACCGGACCCGTCGGATGCTCCGGGACCTCCTCCGTCCGGAGGTGGACCGCGCCATGGGTGTCGCCGGGCCGGCGGTCCGGGTGGCGACGGGGACCAGCGAGTACGAGGCGATGCGTGAACGGATGGCGGCGGAAGCGGCCGAGATCTCCATCGAACCCATGACAGACCCCGAGTTCAACGAGGAACGCGCCGTGGCTATCGAGGAACTCATCGCCAGCCGGCTGGCGGAGATGCCGCCGGACCAGTACGTCGAGACCCTCCGAACGGCCTTCGAGGAGGACGAGTGGATGCTCATCGGACTGGGTGCCGTCCTCGGCTTCGTCGCCGGCTGGATCCAGCTTCTGGTGGTGACCGCCGCATGA
- a CDS encoding ABC transporter ATP-binding protein — protein sequence MSAESEGGDTPTDLEDGAAGESTDHASESYGPDDGVLVVDSLTKRFGGLVAVDDLSFAVEKQEILGFIGPNGAGKSTTFNCITGVYPPSEGTVYYNGQEVTGSAFYRMVQNGMARTFQEFRPLEDRTVVGNVQISLVPDKLFSTSGLRGRTKAKAVELCERVGLGERLHQLPDELPHADMIRLELARAMATDPDLLLVDEPFAGLAEEDVKGLSDLIRSLRDEGTTFIVVDHNMRGLLQLIDRAIVINFGEKIADGTPEEITNDPAVRKAYLGSED from the coding sequence ATGAGTGCCGAATCAGAGGGAGGCGACACTCCCACCGACCTGGAGGACGGTGCGGCCGGCGAGTCGACCGACCACGCGTCCGAGAGCTACGGCCCCGACGACGGCGTGCTGGTCGTCGACAGTCTCACCAAGCGGTTCGGTGGGCTCGTCGCCGTCGACGACCTCTCCTTCGCGGTCGAGAAACAGGAGATACTCGGCTTCATCGGCCCGAACGGTGCCGGGAAGTCGACCACGTTCAACTGCATCACCGGCGTCTACCCGCCCAGCGAGGGGACCGTCTACTACAACGGCCAGGAGGTCACGGGCTCTGCGTTCTATCGGATGGTCCAGAACGGGATGGCCCGCACCTTCCAGGAGTTCAGGCCCCTGGAGGACCGCACGGTCGTCGGTAACGTCCAGATATCGCTGGTCCCGGACAAGCTGTTCTCGACCTCCGGGCTGCGCGGGCGGACCAAGGCGAAGGCCGTCGAGCTCTGCGAGCGGGTCGGCCTCGGCGAGCGACTCCACCAGCTCCCCGACGAACTCCCGCACGCGGACATGATCCGCCTGGAACTCGCCCGTGCGATGGCGACCGACCCGGACCTCCTGCTGGTCGACGAGCCGTTCGCCGGCCTCGCCGAGGAGGACGTAAAGGGTCTGTCGGACCTCATCCGGAGCCTCCGCGACGAGGGCACGACGTTCATCGTCGTCGACCACAACATGCGCGGTCTGCTCCAGCTCATCGACCGCGCCATCGTCATCAACTTCGGGGAGAAAATCGCCGACGGCACCCCCGAGGAGATCACGAACGACCCGGCGGTCCGGAAGGCCTACCTCGGGTCCGAGGACTGA
- a CDS encoding PGF-CTERM sorting domain-containing protein, whose protein sequence is MDGTDAGTVLVVALLLLGSIAGAGLVAAEDFASSSDGDLTNGEVIKVGEDDDDQVKDINYTFVIADHTPGKEVDARHFAVGLTENATLHRIKLYSEDFGYSNCEPDNTAAFGIDRNDDDPGTNTDVSLLTSFKSYTSEEDFIDIKYYKEEKLAGSPIGGSVYDQIVAAQNGCYDNPSEPGWYRINGTITGSTNGDTTTDYKIRDLSQWIYICDCSSRAEAEQQLGPPPGQDGSDSGDSGSGDSTPTATATATETATAAPGESTATATATVTATATPEATATATATATETATAAPSDGGGDGSDGGGNAPTSTATATPGTDGGGEAGDDSSAATATQQPAQGDAGAGQPSTPTVGDGPGFGVVAALVGALLAGVLALRRD, encoded by the coding sequence ATGGACGGAACTGACGCCGGCACGGTATTGGTGGTAGCGTTGCTCCTGCTGGGCTCCATTGCAGGGGCTGGACTCGTCGCGGCCGAGGACTTCGCCAGTTCCTCCGACGGCGACCTCACCAACGGCGAGGTCATCAAGGTCGGAGAGGACGACGACGACCAGGTCAAGGACATCAACTACACGTTCGTCATCGCGGACCACACCCCGGGCAAGGAGGTCGACGCCCGGCACTTCGCGGTCGGGTTGACCGAGAACGCGACACTCCACCGCATCAAACTGTACAGCGAGGACTTCGGGTACAGCAACTGCGAACCGGATAACACGGCGGCGTTCGGCATCGACCGGAACGACGACGACCCCGGCACCAACACGGACGTCTCGCTGCTGACCTCCTTCAAGAGCTACACCTCCGAGGAGGACTTCATCGATATCAAGTACTACAAGGAGGAGAAACTCGCCGGCTCACCCATCGGTGGCTCCGTCTACGACCAGATCGTCGCGGCCCAGAACGGCTGTTACGACAACCCCTCCGAGCCGGGCTGGTACCGCATCAACGGCACCATCACCGGGAGTACCAACGGCGATACGACGACCGACTACAAGATCCGCGACCTCTCGCAGTGGATCTACATCTGTGACTGTTCCTCGCGTGCCGAGGCCGAGCAGCAACTCGGCCCGCCGCCAGGACAGGACGGCTCCGATAGCGGCGACAGCGGGTCCGGGGACAGCACTCCGACGGCGACGGCCACCGCGACGGAAACCGCGACCGCCGCGCCGGGCGAGTCGACGGCTACGGCGACCGCCACCGTGACGGCCACCGCGACTCCGGAGGCGACCGCGACGGCGACGGCCACCGCGACGGAAACCGCGACCGCCGCGCCGAGCGACGGTGGCGGTGATGGCAGTGATGGCGGTGGGAACGCACCGACGAGCACCGCGACCGCCACACCGGGCACCGACGGTGGAGGCGAAGCCGGTGACGATTCGAGCGCGGCGACGGCGACCCAGCAGCCCGCACAGGGCGACGCCGGCGCCGGGCAGCCCTCGACGCCGACGGTCGGCGACGGCCCCGGCTTCGGTGTGGTAGCCGCACTCGTCGGCGCACTGCTGGCCGGGGTGCTCGCACTGCGGCGCGACTGA
- a CDS encoding type II toxin-antitoxin system HicA family toxin gives MTRRTFTGQDVATALTEMGYRPVDRAGSHLKLRYVHPETDEVRNVTVPIHGEIDTGTLQSIADQCGADEFEAWCDWIAELL, from the coding sequence GTGACGCGGCGCACGTTCACCGGCCAGGATGTCGCGACAGCCCTCACGGAGATGGGATACCGGCCCGTCGATCGAGCCGGGAGTCACCTGAAGCTTCGGTACGTCCACCCCGAAACCGACGAGGTGCGCAACGTCACCGTCCCGATACACGGGGAAATCGACACCGGGACGTTGCAGTCTATCGCCGACCAGTGCGGTGCCGATGAGTTCGAAGCCTGGTGTGACTGGATAGCGGAACTGCTGTAG
- a CDS encoding acyl-CoA dehydrogenase family protein — protein MSFTTTGEHEAIRKAVRDFGEEELKPVAREHDEEQIYPEDLRRKAADLDFVAPHIPEEYGGAGMDMLARCIVTEELWRADPGLGSAIGSAGFGSSMILKYGDEWMKEEWLTRIAAGESASCSCISEPAHGSNVAGIETHAEKDGDEWVLNGNKMWITNGTVADVGVVMAKTTRDAGHKGITAFLVPTDLDGFQPTKIDNKLGIRASDLAEVVIDDARIPEQNVIGEVDKGFYQLMDFFASGRTGVAAQAVGAAQGAFDAALDYAGEREQFDQKIGEFQAIRHKLADMATDIEAARSLVYRAAANVEEGNPDQAAKFASMAKLFASEHAVEVADEALQVFGGAGYVSDHPAERYYRDARITKIYEGTSEIQKNIIADRLL, from the coding sequence ATGTCGTTCACCACGACCGGCGAGCACGAGGCGATTCGGAAGGCCGTCCGGGACTTCGGCGAGGAGGAACTGAAACCCGTCGCGCGCGAACACGACGAGGAGCAGATCTATCCGGAGGACCTCCGCCGCAAGGCTGCGGACCTTGACTTCGTCGCACCCCACATCCCCGAGGAGTACGGGGGTGCCGGGATGGACATGCTCGCTCGCTGTATCGTCACGGAGGAGCTGTGGCGCGCGGACCCTGGGCTGGGCAGCGCCATCGGCTCGGCTGGCTTCGGCTCCTCGATGATTCTGAAGTACGGCGACGAGTGGATGAAAGAGGAGTGGCTCACCCGCATCGCTGCCGGCGAGTCGGCGTCCTGTTCCTGCATCTCCGAGCCCGCACACGGGTCCAACGTGGCGGGTATCGAGACCCACGCCGAGAAGGATGGCGACGAGTGGGTCCTCAACGGCAACAAGATGTGGATCACCAACGGGACCGTCGCGGACGTGGGCGTCGTGATGGCCAAGACGACCCGGGACGCGGGGCACAAGGGCATCACCGCCTTCCTCGTCCCGACGGACCTGGACGGGTTCCAGCCCACCAAGATCGACAACAAGCTCGGTATCCGCGCGTCGGACCTCGCGGAGGTCGTCATCGACGACGCCCGCATCCCCGAGCAGAACGTCATCGGCGAGGTCGACAAGGGGTTCTACCAGCTGATGGACTTCTTCGCATCCGGCCGGACGGGCGTCGCCGCGCAGGCCGTCGGCGCCGCACAGGGTGCGTTCGACGCCGCCCTCGACTACGCCGGCGAGCGCGAGCAGTTCGACCAGAAGATCGGTGAGTTCCAGGCCATCCGGCACAAGCTCGCAGACATGGCGACCGACATCGAGGCCGCCCGCTCGCTCGTCTACCGTGCCGCCGCCAACGTCGAGGAGGGGAACCCCGACCAGGCCGCGAAGTTCGCCTCGATGGCGAAGCTGTTCGCCTCCGAGCACGCCGTCGAGGTGGCCGACGAGGCCCTCCAGGTGTTCGGTGGCGCCGGCTACGTGAGCGACCACCCCGCCGAGCGGTACTACCGCGACGCCCGCATCACGAAGATCTACGAGGGGACCTCCGAGATACAGAAGAACATCATCGCGGACCGGCTGCTGTAG
- a CDS encoding Abi-alpha family protein: MTTRDPGNDPSPGGSSPEPGAPGTGPRASDDPSDPSPDGTGTDKQRNGDATDNGTDMSSSNDDPSGDDTAPTAADGTATPGDGDDTAAGRDRHQEDDSGDGASPGRRGDGRGSGDSGPDPLDVTEKDLDTSDVDEEDLDRLVELLEEARDDPDTVQDRDFEDMLTVFDDAGIDTTDLDVEDLEERFDESLKVARMLVTAAANTGEYAGLAGLRAGGRMAEAAFTSESPRDLLEETTDIARDELGRLGLPFGSLGRNRANGSSDQRGSRRPDTDDADGPVTVADLRDRGQRLLELSADVDHEEPFHPAYVRVIEQLSADEARILRLLATEGPQPALDVYDKGLIPVGEGSLVADGLTMLDTDAGLRYEDRADVYIDNLERLGLLSIERSALDDLGQYRVLQAQPNVERAEEAARRPAVRRGSVRLTPMGIDFCRTVFPFEVADRYDSTGEPS, encoded by the coding sequence ATGACGACGCGGGACCCCGGCAACGACCCCAGCCCCGGGGGCTCATCCCCCGAACCGGGAGCTCCCGGGACCGGCCCACGCGCGTCGGATGACCCGTCCGACCCGTCCCCGGACGGTACCGGTACCGATAAGCAGCGGAACGGGGACGCGACGGACAACGGCACCGACATGTCCTCGTCGAACGACGACCCGTCCGGAGATGACACTGCCCCGACGGCAGCCGACGGCACGGCGACTCCGGGTGACGGAGACGACACTGCGGCTGGCCGAGACCGTCACCAGGAGGACGATTCCGGGGACGGTGCAAGTCCCGGCCGCCGGGGTGACGGCCGCGGGAGTGGTGACTCCGGCCCCGACCCGCTCGACGTGACCGAGAAGGACCTCGACACGTCGGACGTGGACGAGGAGGACCTCGACCGGCTCGTCGAGCTGCTCGAGGAGGCTCGGGACGACCCGGATACCGTCCAGGACCGCGACTTCGAGGACATGCTGACGGTCTTCGACGACGCCGGCATCGACACCACCGACCTCGATGTCGAGGACCTGGAGGAGCGGTTCGACGAGTCGCTGAAGGTGGCTCGGATGCTCGTGACGGCGGCCGCCAACACCGGCGAGTACGCCGGACTCGCGGGGCTGCGGGCCGGCGGACGGATGGCCGAGGCTGCGTTCACCTCCGAATCGCCACGAGACCTGCTCGAGGAGACGACCGACATCGCCCGGGACGAACTGGGGCGGCTGGGGCTCCCGTTCGGCAGCCTCGGACGCAACCGGGCGAACGGCAGTTCGGACCAGCGGGGCAGCCGGCGCCCCGACACCGACGATGCGGACGGGCCGGTGACCGTCGCCGACCTCCGGGACCGTGGCCAGCGGCTCCTCGAACTCTCCGCGGATGTCGACCACGAGGAGCCGTTCCATCCCGCGTACGTCCGGGTCATCGAGCAGCTGTCAGCCGACGAGGCGCGCATCCTCCGCCTCCTCGCGACGGAGGGACCCCAGCCCGCGCTCGACGTCTACGACAAGGGACTCATCCCGGTCGGCGAGGGGTCGCTCGTCGCCGACGGACTGACCATGCTGGATACGGACGCTGGCCTGCGATACGAGGACCGTGCGGATGTCTACATCGACAACCTCGAACGGCTCGGGCTCCTCAGCATCGAGCGTAGCGCCCTCGACGACCTCGGGCAGTACCGCGTCCTCCAGGCCCAGCCGAACGTCGAGCGCGCTGAGGAGGCCGCCCGCCGCCCGGCCGTCAGACGCGGGAGCGTCCGCCTCACGCCCATGGGTATCGATTTCTGTCGGACGGTGTTCCCGTTCGAGGTCGCCGACCGGTACGACAGCACCGGGGAGCCCAGCTAG
- a CDS encoding ABC transporter substrate-binding protein, giving the protein MANDGNRDDANEGKTPEHADSDRRDFLKVTGLGAAGVAAGLAGCTGPSDGGDGGDGGGGDGGDGGSGGLPDTIRVGALGPAEQSFGSSIIKSVELAADEINNDGGIGESGATVEVVSGDTKDQPSVARQRYEEMTAGGNAVDATIGIFGSEQLLALMQNIAQKETVHLTAGSATPEAPAQVKSDYDKYKYWFRVGPVNSSFLGDSLLQYAEDRFADMGWERVAFVAEQYKWTEPVTRKIKNNLEDRADVTLTSARRVSEGTEDFSPVYDQLESENVDGCFTALAHTGVNALGQWAGQQRPFGFGGIHVPTQLPSFYEATSGAAIATFSQTTATPNAAVTEKTIPYAEAYNEANDAFPVYSGYSAYDAMYLLKEAIESAGTLNSDDLVTELEATSYTGTSGQIEFYGEDKKYPHDVRYGAEYARGVYFQWQQENGEGVQKTIWPDNLADAEYKKPPWV; this is encoded by the coding sequence ATGGCTAACGATGGAAACCGAGATGACGCGAACGAGGGCAAGACACCGGAACACGCCGACTCCGACCGGCGGGACTTCCTGAAGGTAACGGGGCTCGGAGCGGCAGGTGTCGCGGCGGGGCTGGCCGGCTGTACGGGCCCGTCCGATGGCGGTGATGGTGGCGACGGTGGCGGTGGTGATGGTGGCGACGGTGGAAGTGGTGGCCTCCCGGATACCATCCGTGTCGGTGCGCTCGGCCCGGCCGAGCAGTCGTTCGGGAGTTCGATCATCAAAAGCGTCGAGCTGGCCGCCGATGAGATCAACAACGACGGTGGTATCGGTGAGAGCGGCGCCACGGTCGAGGTCGTCAGCGGCGATACGAAGGACCAGCCCAGCGTCGCTCGGCAGCGATACGAGGAAATGACTGCCGGTGGGAACGCGGTCGACGCGACCATCGGTATCTTCGGCTCCGAGCAGCTGCTGGCGCTGATGCAGAACATCGCCCAGAAGGAGACCGTCCACCTGACCGCCGGCTCGGCGACGCCCGAGGCCCCGGCGCAGGTCAAATCCGACTACGACAAGTACAAGTACTGGTTCCGGGTTGGACCGGTCAACTCCTCGTTCCTGGGCGACAGCCTGCTCCAGTACGCGGAGGACAGGTTCGCCGATATGGGCTGGGAGCGGGTCGCTTTCGTCGCCGAGCAGTACAAGTGGACGGAGCCGGTCACCCGGAAGATCAAGAACAACCTCGAGGACCGGGCCGACGTGACACTCACCTCCGCTCGCCGTGTCTCGGAGGGGACCGAGGACTTCTCGCCGGTGTACGACCAGCTGGAGAGCGAGAACGTCGACGGCTGCTTCACGGCTCTGGCACACACCGGTGTCAACGCGCTGGGCCAGTGGGCCGGCCAGCAGCGCCCGTTCGGCTTCGGTGGCATCCACGTCCCGACGCAGCTCCCGTCGTTCTACGAGGCGACCAGCGGGGCCGCCATCGCCACCTTCAGTCAGACGACCGCGACCCCGAACGCGGCGGTCACCGAGAAGACCATCCCGTACGCGGAGGCCTACAACGAGGCCAACGACGCCTTCCCGGTGTACAGCGGGTACAGCGCCTACGACGCGATGTACCTCCTGAAGGAGGCGATCGAGTCAGCCGGAACCCTCAACAGCGACGACCTGGTCACGGAACTGGAGGCCACGTCCTACACCGGCACCTCCGGACAGATCGAGTTCTACGGGGAGGACAAGAAGTACCCGCACGACGTCCGGTACGGTGCGGAGTACGCCCGTGGCGTCTACTTCCAGTGGCAGCAGGAGAACGGCGAGGGCGTCCAGAAGACCATCTGGCCGGACAACCTGGCCGATGCAGAGTACAAGAAGCCGCCCTGGGTCTGA